The Chrysemys picta bellii isolate R12L10 chromosome 10, ASM1138683v2, whole genome shotgun sequence genome segment AATACTTTGTATGTATGACATAATGCAGAGTGAATCCCCCAACTGAATTTTCACAAGGATGTTACTTGTATATAATGCTCACCCTAAATACCTAGCTACTCAATTCTAACTACAATTGCGTGATTACTCTGAAACTATTCCTTTTGATTACATAAATAGGTCTTAAGTGTGAACATGAATCCAGCCAAAATGCTGATATTTGAAAGGGATGGTGATGGGTCTCATGAACAGAGCTGTAATGTTTCTCCACGGCCTTGCTCCATGTAGGGTATTAGAACAGTCATGCTCTTCTGTAACATTGTAATAGCTACAATAATTAACCTCGCCAAATGATGAATACTGACTGAAGTGTCTGCTTTATCTGCAGGATTTCCTTGTCTTTTGTCTGTCATACCTTAACATGATTTGCGTGCATTTTTATCACTGAAATAGACAAATATTTCCACCATAAGTTAGGACATCAATTGTTATGTAGCAGGGTTCTACCCCATTTAACTAGTCACATTGCAGAAATTGGAAAAGTTAAATCAGTGAATGTTTAAGAGTCTGTTTCTCAAATTGATTACTTGTTTTCTTTCAGATGAAGAAGAAATGTCCAATGAGATATCACAAATTCCTGTTGTTCCTTCTGAACAAATTCTCAAAAGACCAAGTGAGTTTCAATCCCCTTTAACCTTAAATTGCTTTGCAAACTCTGTGGAAAACCAAAACATCAGTTTTTGCTCTCCAATAAGTTGTCTGTTGTGGGGAAAATGTCTTGTACAACAGTTGTGGAGCTGTTCAAAACTTTCTGAGTGGAATTCAGTCATTGCTATATTTTAGAAACTAAATGTTTTCTGAAAACTGCCAGGGGCCAGAATGTTGGTGCATTTAAAGAGCATTATAACTTAGCTTTTAGATGTGTTGAGTCCATATTTCCTTTCAAATACTTGATTCTTTAGCTCACttgtgcttttgtttttctaGAGCCAGTGGAAGCTTTCTGCACATCACTTAAGGATTATTTCCAAGATGTGTGCAAGTTCATGGCCATGGACCGTGAAGTAACCCTTGATCACTTTTACATTGATGGGGCTCTCATGCAAGGTCAAACTGAAACAAAGAGTGGGAAAAATGTCATCAAGGTGATGGAGAAGGAGCTGGTAATATACAATttagaagagaaggaaaaagcaGCTATAGAAAGAAGCCAAATATTTCAAGTCCTAGGAGGGAAAGAACTAGAGACCAAAATCATTGTGGTGTTAGGAAAGGCAGGAATGGGTAAAAGCATTCTTGTTCAAAAGATCTGCCAAGACTGGTCCAATGGAAAGTTTTctcagtttgaatttgtcttttGGTTTGAGTGTAGACGACTGAGCCTGCCTGAGAAGCAATACAGCTTGAAGGACCTGCTTCTTGAGCTGTTTGTCAAACCTCGAGAGGGAAGCGACAAAGTCTTCGAGTACATACTGCAAAATCCCAATAAAGTCCTCCTCATCTTCGATGGTTTTGAAGAGTTGCAGGATCATGATGGCTTTACACATTACTCAGACTGCCAGTCTTACAAGGAGCTGTACAGCATCAGGGAGCTATTTGCAGGGCTCTTCCAGAAGAAGATACTCAGTGGCTGTACTTTATTGCTAACAGCAAGACCCAAGGACAAATTTAATCagtatttatccaaagtggacAAGATTATTGAAATGATAGGGTTCTCTCCACAGCAGGTAGAATTATACATAGCCAGATATTTTGAAGGGCTACCATACAGTGATGACGCAGTGAAATTAATCACAGATTGTCAATATCTGTTCAGTCACTGCTACAGCCCTGTCATGTGTAGATTcatttgttttctctgtgaaaTGATGTTTGAAATGGGAGACAAAGACCTGCCTCCAACACTTACCAGCCTCTTTGTAAAATACCTTCAGCAAAAGCTGACACCCACACAAACAGATGCGACAGCCGTAGGAAATCAACAGCACATTACCAGACTAGCTCAGCTAGCCTGGTATCTTGGAGAAAAGAATCAAAATGCCCTGAAGAGCAGTCTTTTTCCCTCTAAAGAAGTTAAGGAGTTTGCTCTGAAATATGGCTTAGTACTGCCATTTACATTCCCAAAACATTCGGGAAATGGGGAGGAAGAATTTGGGAGTGCGTTCTCAGACTTCGTTATCCAAAATTTTTTGAGTGCACTTCATCTGTTGCTCGCAGAAGACATCAAGGATAAAAGCCTCACAAAGTATCTTTCCCTACCAGCCAGGAAGAAAAAGCCTCATAATTGGTTAGATCTGGTGCCTCGATTCTTGCCTGGGTTATTGTACCTCCAGCATGATCCGTACCTCTGCTCTCTTTCAGATGAGCATGTAATGAAAATCATAACCAAGAAGCAGAAAACGctcttaaaatatattaaaaaaatacagataaGTGATCTCTACCCAGAAAAACTGCTTGAGCTGCTCCACTGTGTTTATGAAACACAGGACAGCTATCTTTTGCAGCATGTGGCTTTAAGGCTGAAGGCTGAACTTTCTTTTCTGGGCACTCTTCTTACACCCCCTGATGTCTATgtgctgcattttattttaaaaagatcccCAAAGGAGTTTTCCTTGGATTTGCGGAACAGCGGCATTAACCTACAAGGGCTGAAACACCTGGTTGGACTAAAGAATGTGACATCATTCAGGTTAGTTATTTCTTGTTGGTAATTGTATCATGAGCATTATAGTGGGAAAGACCTTTTCATGCAAGGGCAGGGACTCAATAAACTTGTGTTTTGACACTTTACAGGGCCTCCCTTAGTGATACAGTCAGGCTGTGGGAGTCCTTAGAGCAAACAAAGGAATATGAGCTGCTGAAGATTTCAGTTGAGAAATTTGATATTGATCCCTTTAAGGCAGAAACTATGAAGGACATCCGTGACCTTTCTGACCTTGTACGGATACAAGAGAAAATGGTCCACTGGTAAGATCCTATCAGAATTAATGACCTATTTACACTTCAGTGCTTTGAAAAGCCCTGGTTTAGTAACAGTCCAGGAGAGTGAAGTTCTCCGTTTGTCCACAGAGCAAGTaaatgcagaaaatgctctgttgTCCCACCCATGTTTTTCTGCTGTTATACGTAGTGATAATTTTGCGGGGGGTGAGGGTCCCACTCAATCTCTGTAGTGAAATGCCCACAAAGAAGACAATTGGcagcttgggttttttttttttttttttttcctagttcAGGCCTTTTACCTATAATTTTTAAATCCCTTATTTTCTAATCCCTTTCAATTATATATCCCACACTGTCAGTACGGCTCTGCCCTGTCGTGGCTAGAGTCTGCTATTGGCTGTGAGCTAAGAGAGCCAGTCTTTTATCTCCGGCAATAAAGGCTGGATCTCCTACAGACGATCCAATTTCAAGCATGCACAATCAAAGCAGTTACTGGAAGTCACTGTTCTGATCTTGTATTTTGTGAATGTTGTATGTTCCAGCTGTTTGTTGTTTGTTATATGATTACAGGGATTAATTCAAGCAGAGATTATTGCACGTAGGCAGGAAAGAGGACATTGGCTCCAGATAGCCCCCAACTTACTGGCACTGGCAGATGTGATTCACTTTGAAGTTTTACCTCTGGCTGTGCTGAGCTCAACCATCTGGCTTGGCCCTGGAGGAGTCGGGGGGATTGGTGTCCTATTTTGTAACCCCAGAGTGATCCAAGTGAGAAAAACTGGAACTAAGAACTTTGGGTGGACAAAAAAGACAGGACAGGAGAGAGTGAGGCAGAGACTGCAGAGCACACTGGGCCCccagtccagggccggctccaggcaccagcttgtcaagcaggtgcttggggcggccgctcctgagaggggcggcacgtccaggtattcggcagcaattcggcggatggtccctcactccgccttggagcgaaggacctcccgccaaattgccgccgcagatcgcgatcgtggctctttttttttttttttttggctgcttggggtggccaaaactctggagccggccctgccccagtcCCTAGCAGCAATGCAGTCTGGGGTAAGATAGGCCTATCTAAGCCTTTATGCATGTAGACTGTCTATactgtagttttaaaaataatttttctggTATATTATACTTTCTTCCTCCTGTTAAGATCaaacaatactttgttttgaaaatgttatttctaataaacctttagagcAAATAACCTGGCTGTGCACAAATTAGTATTCTTTGTGAAACAATGGGGTTTTTTACAGCTATTAAAAACTGTTTCTAATAGCTACAATTATTCTATAATGGTTTATTTAGCATGGAAGAGGCATTTGGCTGCAATATTAATGAAATTCCTGCTATCAAAAACCTCAGAAAACTAGAATTTGCGTAAGTAACACCCCTCTCCATTTGCTGAAGTACTTCTGACGTTTTTAAGACTGTTAAAGTAATCATTTGTTATCTACAGTTTGTTACAGTAAGTTTATGGTAAAAATATGAAGTAAACCCCATTTTATCTGTATTTTGCTGATCTAAACTAGGATTATTAATTTATGAGCAAAAAACAGAAACTCCTAGTGCCATATCCTCAACTGCTGTAAATCAACATATCTCTATTGACTTTAACAGAGCTATActgttcagggccagctccagcatttctgccgccccaagcaaaaaaaaaaaaagaagaagaagaagaagccgcgatcggcagggcaattgggggaggagggcgccaccattggtggcggcagttcagcagcaggtccttcgctcctacagggagtgagggacctgctgcccccgaattgccgcaggtgccgcccctctcccttggccgccccaagcatctgcttgttaagctggtgcctggagccagccctgatgctgttatacaccagttgaggatcttgTTCCTTCAGCTGTAAAATACACTGAAGATATTTCCCTCATTATTAGCAATGTCATTTTCCATTTCTCATTCATGCTAAATTTTGATGATGTAATCCAATGACTGACAAACAAATGAGGTCACTTTCCATTCGTGTTAAGCCAGCTGAGCTGCATCATTACTCAGTGTCTATGTTAGTGTTGTACCATGTTTTGGCCATGATCCAACCACTTGGGAAAAGATTCCTGCACAAAACTGCTCTACTTTCCCATCTAAGTCTCTTGACATGAATGTGTGTCTGTGCTAAGCCCTCTGTTATAGTTGATTATGTCATGTAGGTCATGGTGACAGCAAATACTGGGTGCGTGTCAGTGTATATCTGCTGACTAAAAACTATTTGCTTCCCTCTTTCTGAGAAAGGAATAGGAAGAAATAATGTTGAATTGGAAGGAATGATTAACTTATGCACACTTAAATATCCAGTGGGAATCACTCTTGTGGCATTCGCTCCATGCAGCTGCCAAATGCAGTTGGCGCTTACATTCAAATGTTTTTAATGTTGTTGGGGGCCGATTTCTTCTCTCAGTTGCACCAGTGTGACACTACTATGCTAGTTAATATAGCCTCCAGTTCAGAAAAgctacttcagtgggagttgtagcAGCGTAATGGAGAACATGTGACCCCCCTTCTCCACTCCCTGCTGCCTACATACAATTTAAAGTTAAGTCTAGCAGTTTTCCCTTTGCTTGGCCCCACCTCTGAATTCTCAGTATTTTCTCTCCCCATTTCCTCTCCTTTGCTTTCCCCAAACTTGTCTGTATCCTGGGTCCAAATCCAAATCTCTTTACTCAGGctgaattcccactgaaatcaatgagtttgGTGTGAACAAGGACTGATTAAAAACCAAGGGTCAATTCTGTTGGTTAAGCtggtgtaaatttggagtaagaacatttaaagtcaatggatttactcagtttacactggtgtaatatGAACCGGAATGTGACCCATTGATTGAAATGGAAGTTGCGTGCAGCCAGTGgtagaattttcttttaaaaagagggGAGACAAAAATAACCTTGATCAgatttaaaatactgaaaatgaaatctgaaatAGCAAGAAATCCACAGTAAGGTGAGATCAGATATGAATGAAAAGTGATTTGCAGAGAAAAACGAGGGAGAGGAAAATGTGTCCAACACTTCGCCTGTGTGAACCTCTGCTATATTTGATCTAATGTTGTAGGGCCATATTGTGCATTAACTCTTAAGCAGAGTTAATGAGGCAGTAAAGAGTTTTGCTTAAATATGAATGGCATAATCTTATCTGTGGTATGGAAAAATGAATGCTggtaacaaaaccaaaaccacgtGTTGTGCTGTTTGTGTACTGTGAAATGACCATAGTTTTTTCCTTGCAGGCTGGGTCCAGCCTGCGGCCTTCAGGGATTCTTAAAGCTTGTTGAAATTCTTGCAGCGTTTCCATCTCTTCAGCACTTAGAGTGAGTGATATTTTTTTCTCCAACTGTTCATGGATAGTGGTGGGTGGAACTTAACTATAAACAGCCTCCAGGCAaacattgtgggtttttttcccgcTCTAAAATAGGTAACCTTACAAACTGAGGTATGGTTTGTTTGGATAGAGTAGCAGCCTGGACGTCAAGGCTTCTCAGTTCTCCTACTGGCACTGCCAAACAGATCCACTGTGTCTTTGGACAGATCCCGTAACCTATCTGACCCTCAGTGTTCCTCTGCAAAGTGGATATAATCTATCTATCTTGCTGGGTGGTTGTGAGGTGTAATTAATTACCATGCATACACTGAATGAGATCCTTGGTTGAAAATGCTATATAAATTGTAAATTAATAAGAATTTGTGTGTATTGAATGATTACCAGAtccaaataaattattattaaagaaaCATAAAAGCACCCTGTATTGCTACCATTTTTAGCGTATCTGAAAAACAGCAAAATATTatcttaaaatgtaaaaataataacaGACTACACTGCCTAAGTGACTATATACTGAGTTCCAAACAGAATCAGGAACACTTTCATTCTAACTAGAGCAGTACAGAGGATGAAATTCCATTCAGcgaaggattttgagatttcaaaatttggcttTGTTACAAATCATAATGAAAACTAAGAATTTCAAAGTTCTCTgaaagaaaatgcagaaaaaaagttattttgggtcaattgaaacattcATTTTGACAAAATCCAGATGTCTAATTTTAGACTTTTGTGCAGTATATTATGTGGTTAtataattcaattaaaaataaaactatttgaaacagtcattttaaaatgaaaaattgaaaggtttcattccaaaaatattaaaacgGGATATTTTGACGTTCTTCGAAATTTTTCTGGTTTTCTTCTAAAACAAAATTCTGGAAAAATCAacctgtcataggtttcacccccactctggactttagagtacagatgtggggacctgcatgtgaacctctaaGCTCAATTACCAGCTTAAATCTGgtctgccaccacccaaatagtttgtcatttgggaaactcggtcttcccccccaaaacctttccctccctgggtagccttgagagactcctccaccaattccctggtgaacaccaatccaaaccccttggatcttaaaacaaggaggaattactcattccccctcccttttttcccccccaccaatccctggtgagtccagatccaatccccttggatctaaaaacaagaaaaaatcaatcaggtttttaaaaataagacttttaattaaagaaaagaaaggtaaaagaaaaccctctgggcgATAGCATACAAGCTGATCtccagacaacagattcaaaacacagaggatgttcccctgggcaaaaacttaggcttggtctacactaaacccccaaatcgaactaaggtacgcaacttcagctacgtgaataacgtagctgaagttcgaagtaccttagttcgaacttaccttggtccacactcggcaggcaggctcccccgtcgactccgcagtactcctctcgccgagctggggtaccgcagtcgacggcgagcacttccgggttcgacttatcgcgtccagacaagacgcgataagtcgaacccagaagttcgatttccagccgccgaactagcggctgggtatagacgtacccttagttatACAAAAattacccaatttgattattccctaatgcccaagacaagttacaaagaaaataaacataaacctatttattcccttcactaatactcactgcttgataagaggctgatttttggagctttcccactccggtcaaaactgaaaactgacccagacaaagggaacttccctccttccttttgaaacattttgtccccccatttgttcctctggtcaggtgtcagctaggctaggcgaacctcttaaccctttacaggtaaaagaggcattaacccttaactatctgtttatgacacaaCCCGATTTCGTGAAGTGTTTAGATTGCAAAAGAACTGCATGTCCTGCCCAGCTCtcattctaatcccagctctgacgctGACTTTCTCTGTGGGCTTGAGGAAAACCACTCTGAGCCTGAGCCTGTAAACACTGCTTGTGGGAATGATCATTAATCACATGTCGTTCCAATTAAATCAGTGGGGTTGCACCATTGTAGCGAAGAGTGTAGCTGATCACTGTAATGACTGTTGGAAATACTGTAGTTCTAGCCATTCGGCAGCAGAAGCAGGACTGGGGCTTCAGGTTGgtagggtgttttttgttttgttttgtggccACAGCTAACTTTGCTGTTGAATCTCTGCCTTGCAGAGGAGCCCTGACAAAACCTCCTCATTGTTGGTACCAAGAGcctcttaagctgctttcagatTGATGGCTGTGATCTCCATAATTTCTTTTAGTTTTAAGTTCTGCTTGGGAGAGGATCATGACTGCTTTAACACTAAGGGAGCAATTAACATGCTTTGTGCTGAAGCCACTGGTAatacttttcttttccttttctggaAGAGACGATCTATGTATGGATATATACGGTTAGCTATTTCTTAATTATACTATGACAACACATTTTTGCCCTGTGTTTTTACCCATTCCTTTATCATGAACAAAAAAATAGCTGTTTATAACTGAACCTTCAATACTTCCCTCTCACATTGAGGTCAAGCCAACTATCCCCAGATATTTAAGTTCCTTTGAACAGGAAACAAAATAACATAGAGACAAAGGGCAATATTCTACCATAGATTATCACCCTGAACTGTCCACTGCTTTTTATGGGGCATTCCATGAGATGATGGATGGCAACATAATAGCCCACAGGatcctgccttcctggctcagcTCATTATCCCATTATGACCCAGATCCTGCTTTATCAGTGACCATTCTCTGATGTTTCAGGAAAGGCAAGCACAATTCAAATGGGTTCCTGCTCCATGGCTCCCAGTGTGGTCTATATAAGATTAGAAGCGGGGGGTATGGCCTCAAATCCAGACTCCTAAAATTAGGGTggccatattttcccaaagggaaaatgggacaccccacCGACCAGCCCAaggcccccctctcctccctgcatATGGGGTGGTCTGAGCCCCCCAGCCGTCTACCTGCACAGGGCCAGCCCGAGGCTCCCCTCCACTCATGGGGTCAGTCTGAGCCCTCCCTGAACTTCCCACCCACATGGGGCCAGCCCAagatcccccccatcccctggcacGTGGGGCCAGCCTGAGGCTaccctgccacccacccacatGGGGCCAGCCCAAGGCCCCCTTCTCCGCCCCTGGTGCATGCGGCCAACCCAATACCCCTGCCACCCACCTATGTGGGGCTGGCCAGGCCAGAGCTGCTCTTGAGCCCTCCCTTCTGTGTGGGGCTGGCCTAGCATTGCCgctcgccctcccctccccccaagttcctCCAAATCCCGCTAGGGgtcgcaccccacttttttggcaaaactttgcatttgtcccatttgccaAAAAAAGTTGGGACGGCTGGGACAGgacttaaaaaagggactgtcccagccaaaatgggcCATATGGTCCCCTACCTAAAATCCCTTCCACCAGAGGAAAGTGCAGTGAGAAGATGTTCCGTGGACATCCAGGAGAGGAAGCAGTGAAGATGATTGTTATAgcatcgttttttttttttctgtacgtGTAGGGAGGAAATGCAGTTGGGACACAACTATTTCATAACTGTTTTAACAATGTTCATTTTGTAGTGTAAGTGGGGCATTAAGTGCTACCATTTGCATATCAAAGGAAGTGGGTCATGTAGTTCTATTCTTCTTTAAAATCTTCTTAGGCTCTGAGTTTGGAAAGCAACGAGAGCTGCTTATTAGAAGAGCTCGAATATGCAAGATTGCTCTtacccagggcttaaattcttatAGAGCATTTCCCATAGCtcgcccccctctcctcccaacatgctataaaaattccagagggtttgaaaatatttaccaggcCTCCATTCCAGACAGCTCCgtctgaatttaagccctgcactTACCTGATTGCCTGGTAAGTGCAGTAGACTCTCAAATTTATGAGCTGATATCTTAGATGATCAATGGACAGAAAATAGTTAAAAGGAAACCTAGTAATGTCTTGCTTTGTGGTCCTGCAGCTTGGATGCTCTGAGTGAAAATGAAATAGGAGACGTAGGAACAAAAAGTCTCTGTGAAGTATTGTCGGCGCTGACTTCACTGGAAACGTTGAAGTAAGTTGCAAGGTTAACAGTGCCAACTTCTGGGAGCCAGGAAAGAGAAATAGGTTAATCCTATGGCACTCAGAGTTGGGATTGTGCTTTGAGGCTTCCTAATTCTGCGTCAAGGCAAGCAGTTAATTTTTCCCAAGTTTGCCTTATTCATAGTACAATATTAAGAGAAATTTCTTAATGTCTGATCCTGCCATTGCTCCAGATGTGAAATACCCATTGGAGGCAGTGGTGACTTTGAGTGTGGATGGATGGCAGGGTCTGGCCTAATTAGCAAAATATATAGTTTGTTCATTTAGATACATTAGACACTGAAAATCACCAAGAGGAGATTTCAggcttttgtttttcaaataggGTTAAATCCTCTATCTGGTttatctgctttaaaaaaaaatattggttaCGGCCCTCAGAACTGCTCCACATTGACCCAGTCTTCTCTGAGATAATCTGGAAGGACAACATCATCTTAAATGATTCTGGGATGGGAAAATGTCAGAGTATTGGTGGTTATAGGGTTACATTCTCATGTTACATCTCAGTGTCAAATTTTTAGAGCAACATGGAAAAAAATTACTCAACATTGTGATAATCTGGTTTAATTAAGCTCTATTAACAAGAACATCTTATTTGTAATAGCTTATCACAGAACAAGATAACAGATTTGGGTGCAGAGCAACTAGCTACTGCTCTTCCTTCCTTATCCTCATTAAAGACACTTAGGTGAGTGTTCGTATTCTATTCTATTGCTTTGTATAAAGTGTCCCTGTGCCTTAGGTCAGAAGATAATGATTATACTTGGAATGAATAATGCCCACATACTGTAatagacccctgccccatccacacacagcccgctccctgtcccctgactgccccctgctggcccatccagcccccctccttcctgactgcctccctgggacccctgccaccaTTCAACCCCACCCcccgttccccgccctctgacctccccaacccctttccacacccccgccccctgcccacccccccaaactcccctcccctctatccaactccccctgctccctgcccccttaccacgctgcctggagcactggtgcctggtgGTGCTACAGTCGCGCTGCcccgctggagccagccatgccgtcgccaccacgcagcacagagcaccgggtcagcaCAGAGCATGcgggatgtggcccacgggccatagtttgcccacctgtgcttcagaggaaggcacaaTAAACCCTACAGTTCAATTATGGAATAATTTGCCTAAGGGAAGCTTCTTCCTAACCCTTGTGCCCTGAAGCATTCTGTTTTAGCCTCTGCAGGTTTTTAAATCATATCTAATATAACCAAAGATGTTCTCATTATCTGTTTAAATGTCTAATCCTATTTTTGATTTATGTTTGTAAACTGAACAAGGGGAATACCTGGCTCTCAATAGGActgtaatttcatatttaaaatattttaaaaccataATCTACAGAATGGTTGCAAATTAATAAGAATTAATCATACCCTACTATGTACCAGCCATGTCTGGAATTCTTTTCTTTAACTTATTAGTGAACATTTTGCTTTATTTAATGGTGATCCTACTGTCTGTGTTTTCTGCAGTTTGTACAATAACTACATTTGTGATGCTGGAGCggaaaatattgcaaaaatacTTCCTGCAATGGCATCTTTAAGGGTGCTACAGTAAGTATCAAATCTTCCGAGAggctaaaggggaaaaaagcttgCTTAGATACTATAAAATCTGATCTTGCAGATTAATATTTTATTGCTGTTACCATCAGCTGAGGAGTTTCAAATGCTTGGAAACTGGGTATTTACACCCCTGTGTTCGTGGGAACGGAgagaagaggggaaggagagaattgAGGGGGAATAACTGGGGAAA includes the following:
- the CIITA gene encoding MHC class II transactivator isoform X6; this encodes MDSAVLTENSFLDLLHSNIDPLHLYSLLDTRLSDEDEESELSTDPEIDTINHDQFSNLDVFYTMESNESVEESLFSNTGEAYSRIAGLAEYVLKDQQERQMEDIFGKLILDEMSNETTEGFTEMKKQKCQKRSFVSPAESYSDASKPKSRRTDAATRVKERVCTEGSRAVGDVRASCQKRVESPGSTVNGSFVAVPLNSSPANSTSLSHLHMQFSVTSIHPTGKNVVMPVSSGNSNPDCLLVGAKGIQVISSFAVLPQQIINLPVGNGASNIIIYPVSSSPTETLQISPVFPTTLAAQVDLAVQSILGPPDKNTSIGPFAYMPETAAVTDLTDEEEMSNEISQIPVVPSEQILKRPKPVEAFCTSLKDYFQDVCKFMAMDREVTLDHFYIDGALMQGQTETKSGKNVIKVMEKELVIYNLEEKEKAAIERSQIFQVLGGKELETKIIVVLGKAGMGKSILVQKICQDWSNGKFSQFEFVFWFECRRLSLPEKQYSLKDLLLELFVKPREGSDKVFEYILQNPNKVLLIFDGFEELQDHDGFTHYSDCQSYKELYSIRELFAGLFQKKILSGCTLLLTARPKDKFNQYLSKVDKIIEMIGFSPQQVELYIARYFEGLPYSDDAVKLITDCQYLFSHCYSPVMCRFICFLCEMMFEMGDKDLPPTLTSLFVKYLQQKLTPTQTDATAVGNQQHITRLAQLAWYLGEKNQNALKSSLFPSKEVKEFALKYGLVLPFTFPKHSGNGEEEFGSAFSDFVIQNFLSALHLLLAEDIKDKSLTKYLSLPARKKKPHNWLDLVPRFLPGLLYLQHDPYLCSLSDEHVMKIITKKQKTLLKYIKKIQISDLYPEKLLELLHCVYETQDSYLLQHVALRLKAELSFLGTLLTPPDVYVLHFILKRSPKEFSLDLRNSGINLQGLKHLVGLKNVTSFSMEEAFGCNINEIPAIKNLRKLEFALGPACGLQGFLKLVEILAAFPSLQHLDLDALSENEIGDVGTKSLCEVLSALTSLETLNLSQNKITDLGAEQLATALPSLSSLKTLSLYNNYICDAGAENIAKILPAMASLRVLHVQCNKITDAGAQKLTDSLRKCPHIKSVAMWNPTIPYGVLEHLQQLDSRISLL
- the CIITA gene encoding MHC class II transactivator isoform X9, producing the protein MSNETTEGFTEMKKQKCQKRSFVSPAESYSDASKPKSRRTDAATRVKERVCTEGSRAVGDVRASCQKRVESPGSTVNGSFVAVPLNSSPANSTSLSHLHMQFSVTSIHPTGKNVVMPVSSGNSNPDCLLVGAKGIQVISSFAVLPQQIINLPVGNGASNIIIYPVSSSPTETLQISPVFPTTLAAQVDLAVQSILGPPDKNTSIGPFAYMPETAAVTDLTDEEEMSNEISQIPVVPSEQILKRPKPVEAFCTSLKDYFQDVCKFMAMDREVTLDHFYIDGALMQGQTETKSGKNVIKVMEKELVIYNLEEKEKAAIERSQIFQVLGGKELETKIIVVLGKAGMGKSILVQKICQDWSNGKFSQFEFVFWFECRRLSLPEKQYSLKDLLLELFVKPREGSDKVFEYILQNPNKVLLIFDGFEELQDHDGFTHYSDCQSYKELYSIRELFAGLFQKKILSGCTLLLTARPKDKFNQYLSKVDKIIEMIGFSPQQVELYIARYFEGLPYSDDAVKLITDCQYLFSHCYSPVMCRFICFLCEMMFEMGDKDLPPTLTSLFVKYLQQKLTPTQTDATAVGNQQHITRLAQLAWYLGEKNQNALKSSLFPSKEVKEFALKYGLVLPFTFPKHSGNGEEEFGSAFSDFVIQNFLSALHLLLAEDIKDKSLTKYLSLPARKKKPHNWLDLVPRFLPGLLYLQHDPYLCSLSDEHVMKIITKKQKTLLKYIKKIQISDLYPEKLLELLHCVYETQDSYLLQHVALRLKAELSFLGTLLTPPDVYVLHFILKRSPKEFSLDLRNSGINLQGLKHLVGLKNVTSFRASLSDTVRLWESLEQTKEYELLKISVEKFDIDPFKAETMKDIRDLSDLVRIQEKMVHCMEEAFGCNINEIPAIKNLRKLEFALGPACGLQGFLKLVEILAAFPSLQHLDLDALSENEIGDVGTKSLCEVLSALTSLETLNLSQNKITDLGAEQLATALPSLSSLKTLSLYNNYICDAGAENIAKILPAMASLRVLHVQCNKITDAGAQKLTDSLRKCPHIKSVAMWNPTIPYGVLEHLQQLDSRISLL
- the CIITA gene encoding MHC class II transactivator isoform X8; the encoded protein is MEDIFGKLILDEMSNETTEGFTEMKKQKCQKRSFVSPAESYSDASKPKSRRTDAATRVKERVCTEGSRAVGDVRASCQKRVESPGSTVNGSFVAVPLNSSPANSTSLSHLHMQFSVTSIHPTGKNVVMPVSSGNSNPDCLLVGAKGIQVISSFAVLPQQIINLPVGNGASNIIIYPVSSSPTETLQISPVFPTTLAAQVDLAVQSILGPPDKNTSIGPFAYMPETAAVTDLTDEEEMSNEISQIPVVPSEQILKRPKPVEAFCTSLKDYFQDVCKFMAMDREVTLDHFYIDGALMQGQTETKSGKNVIKVMEKELVIYNLEEKEKAAIERSQIFQVLGGKELETKIIVVLGKAGMGKSILVQKICQDWSNGKFSQFEFVFWFECRRLSLPEKQYSLKDLLLELFVKPREGSDKVFEYILQNPNKVLLIFDGFEELQDHDGFTHYSDCQSYKELYSIRELFAGLFQKKILSGCTLLLTARPKDKFNQYLSKVDKIIEMIGFSPQQVELYIARYFEGLPYSDDAVKLITDCQYLFSHCYSPVMCRFICFLCEMMFEMGDKDLPPTLTSLFVKYLQQKLTPTQTDATAVGNQQHITRLAQLAWYLGEKNQNALKSSLFPSKEVKEFALKYGLVLPFTFPKHSGNGEEEFGSAFSDFVIQNFLSALHLLLAEDIKDKSLTKYLSLPARKKKPHNWLDLVPRFLPGLLYLQHDPYLCSLSDEHVMKIITKKQKTLLKYIKKIQISDLYPEKLLELLHCVYETQDSYLLQHVALRLKAELSFLGTLLTPPDVYVLHFILKRSPKEFSLDLRNSGINLQGLKHLVGLKNVTSFRASLSDTVRLWESLEQTKEYELLKISVEKFDIDPFKAETMKDIRDLSDLVRIQEKMVHCMEEAFGCNINEIPAIKNLRKLEFALGPACGLQGFLKLVEILAAFPSLQHLDLDALSENEIGDVGTKSLCEVLSALTSLETLNLSQNKITDLGAEQLATALPSLSSLKTLSLYNNYICDAGAENIAKILPAMASLRVLHVQCNKITDAGAQKLTDSLRKCPHIKSVAMWNPTIPYGVLEHLQQLDSRISLL